A genomic region of Serratia fonticola contains the following coding sequences:
- the queA gene encoding tRNA preQ1(34) S-adenosylmethionine ribosyltransferase-isomerase QueA produces the protein MRVADFSFELPESLIARYPQPERSACRLLQLDGPSGALTHGVFTDLLDKLEAGDLLVFNNTRVIPARMFGRKVSGGKIEVLVERVLDDHRVLAHVRASKAPKPGAELLLGDDESIAATMVARHDTLFELRFNDERDVFTILNAVGHMPLPPYIDRPDEDADRELYQTVYSEKPGAVAAPTAGLHFDEPLLAALRAKGVEMAFVTLHVGAGTFQPVRVETIEEHVMHAEYAEVPQDVVDAVLACKARGKRVVAVGTTSVRSLESAANACQEALIAPFFGDTSIFIYPGYHYQVIDALVTNFHLPESTLIMLVSAFAGYKNTMNAYHQAVAEQYRFFSYGDAMFISRNPQAESESVGE, from the coding sequence ATGCGTGTCGCCGATTTTTCTTTTGAGCTTCCTGAGTCTTTGATTGCCCGTTATCCACAACCTGAGCGCAGTGCGTGCCGTTTGCTGCAATTGGACGGGCCGAGCGGAGCCTTGACGCACGGCGTATTCACCGATCTGCTTGATAAGCTGGAGGCGGGCGATCTGCTGGTATTCAACAATACCCGGGTGATCCCGGCACGCATGTTTGGCCGTAAGGTCAGCGGCGGTAAGATTGAAGTGCTGGTCGAGCGGGTGCTGGACGATCATCGGGTATTGGCACATGTGCGGGCCTCCAAAGCCCCCAAGCCTGGCGCAGAATTATTGCTGGGTGACGATGAAAGCATTGCCGCGACCATGGTCGCGCGCCACGACACCCTGTTTGAACTGCGCTTTAATGATGAGCGTGATGTCTTTACCATCCTCAATGCGGTGGGGCATATGCCGCTGCCGCCGTATATCGATCGTCCCGATGAAGACGCCGACCGCGAACTGTATCAGACCGTTTATAGCGAAAAGCCGGGAGCCGTTGCGGCACCGACTGCGGGGCTACACTTCGACGAGCCGCTATTGGCCGCGTTGCGTGCCAAGGGCGTTGAAATGGCGTTTGTGACGCTCCATGTAGGCGCAGGCACCTTTCAACCGGTGCGGGTGGAAACCATTGAAGAGCATGTGATGCATGCAGAATATGCCGAAGTGCCGCAGGACGTAGTGGATGCGGTGCTGGCTTGTAAAGCGCGTGGCAAAAGGGTCGTGGCCGTGGGCACCACGTCCGTGCGTTCTCTGGAAAGCGCCGCCAATGCCTGCCAGGAGGCGTTGATTGCGCCTTTCTTCGGCGATACCAGCATCTTTATCTATCCAGGTTACCATTATCAGGTGATCGATGCGCTGGTGACCAATTTCCACCTGCCGGAATCGACGCTGATCATGTTGGTTTCAGCCTTTGCTGGCTATAAAAACACCATGAATGCCTATCATCAGGCGGTGGCAGAGCAATATCGATTCTTCAGCTACGGAGATGCGATGTTTATCAGCCGTAATCCGCAGGCGGAGAGCGAATCCGTCGGCGAATAA
- a CDS encoding ACP phosphodiesterase — MNFLAHLHLAQLAESSLLGNLLADFVRGNPAGDYDPAVVAGIMMHRRVDVLTDTQPEVKACRDYFSTEFRRVAPITLDVVWDHFLARHWQQLEPTCSLLSFTQQARNLIEPHLAQTPQRFQNLNSYLWPERWLERYAELPFIAEVLQGMASRRPRLAALAGSITEVERHYHQLETQFWQFYPRMMRQAQNKTL, encoded by the coding sequence ATGAATTTTCTCGCTCATCTCCACTTGGCCCAGCTCGCGGAAAGCTCGCTGCTAGGCAACCTGCTCGCTGACTTCGTACGTGGCAATCCCGCAGGTGATTACGATCCGGCGGTGGTCGCTGGCATCATGATGCATCGGCGTGTCGATGTATTGACTGATACTCAACCGGAAGTTAAAGCCTGCCGCGATTATTTCAGCACGGAATTTCGTCGCGTCGCGCCCATTACGCTTGATGTGGTGTGGGATCATTTTCTGGCTCGCCATTGGCAGCAGCTTGAACCCACCTGCAGCCTGCTGAGCTTCACACAGCAAGCACGTAATCTGATCGAACCGCACCTGGCGCAAACGCCGCAGCGCTTCCAGAATCTTAACAGCTATCTTTGGCCTGAACGCTGGCTCGAGCGCTATGCCGAGCTGCCTTTTATCGCCGAGGTATTACAAGGCATGGCCAGCCGCCGTCCGCGTCTGGCAGCCCTGGCGGGTTCTATTACGGAAGTAGAACGCCATTATCATCAGCTTGAAACACAGTTCTGGCAGTTTTATCCGCGAATGATGCGACAAGCCCAAAACAAAACCTTATAA
- a CDS encoding peroxiredoxin C: MVLVTRQAPDFTAAAVLGSGEIVENFNLKKHLNGRPAVLFFWPMDFTFVCPSELIAFDHRYEEFQKRGVEVVGVSMDSEFVHNAWRKTPVDKGGIGEVKYPMVADIKHEIMQAYGIQHPEAGVALRGSFLIDKNGIVRSQIVNDLPIGRNIDEMIRTVDALQFHEEHGEVCPAQWEKGKAGMGASPDGVAKYLSENAAKL, translated from the coding sequence ATGGTCCTGGTAACTCGTCAAGCCCCTGACTTCACAGCAGCTGCCGTATTAGGCAGTGGCGAAATCGTAGAAAACTTCAATCTGAAGAAGCACCTGAACGGCAGACCAGCCGTGCTGTTCTTCTGGCCGATGGACTTTACCTTCGTATGTCCTTCTGAGCTGATCGCTTTCGATCACCGTTATGAAGAATTCCAGAAGCGTGGCGTTGAAGTTGTAGGCGTTTCAATGGACTCCGAATTTGTCCACAACGCATGGCGTAAAACCCCTGTCGACAAAGGCGGCATCGGTGAAGTGAAATACCCGATGGTTGCTGATATCAAGCACGAAATTATGCAAGCTTACGGTATTCAACACCCTGAAGCCGGCGTTGCCCTGCGTGGTTCTTTCCTGATCGACAAAAACGGCATCGTTCGTTCTCAGATCGTGAACGACCTGCCAATCGGCCGTAACATCGACGAAATGATCCGTACCGTTGATGCACTGCAATTCCACGAAGAGCACGGCGAAGTGTGCCCAGCTCAGTGGGAAAAAGGCAAAGCAGGTATGGGCGCATCTCCAGACGGCGTAGCGAAATACCTGTCTGAGAATGCTGCCAAGCTGTAA
- the ggt gene encoding gamma-glutamyltransferase: MFLQKWGQPLTLAALLVSSQLYAASNPAVEAQNGMVVTSQHLASQVGVDILKMGGNAVDAAVAVGYAQAVVNPCCGNIGGGGFMTLHLADGTDTFINFRETAPAAASANMYLDADGKVKKDASLYGYLAAGVPGTVLGMETARKKYGKLSREQVMAPAIRLAREGFILTRADTDILDTTVARFKQDPESARIFLRKDGSPLQPGDRLIQTDLANTLEAIAKEGPSAFYQGKIPQAVEAAAKRGGGILTAADFAHYKVTETAPITCSYRGYKFVSAPPPSSGGVTLCEILNIVEGYDLKSMGFNSAAAIHTLSEAMRHAYMDRNTYLGDPEFIKNPIDRLVSKSYADDIRKQIVANKATPSENVQPGMAPHEKPETTHYSIVDHQGNAVSTTYTVNGRFGAVVIAPGTGFFLNDEMDDFTVKVGEKNLYGLVQGTANAIAPGKRPLSSMSPTLVTKDNKIFMVLGSPGGSRIITITLQTALNVIDHGMAPQEAVDAPRIHHQWLPDEVYYEQRGVSADTLNILKGMGYKMIEQTPWGAAELILVGLPGAAGVSPANSGNDSAVSGRVREGYLYGANDVRRPAGSAVGY, encoded by the coding sequence ATGTTTTTGCAAAAATGGGGTCAACCGCTGACCTTGGCAGCCTTGCTGGTCAGCAGCCAGCTGTATGCAGCCTCAAACCCGGCGGTGGAAGCGCAAAATGGCATGGTGGTGACATCACAGCATCTGGCCTCCCAGGTCGGTGTGGATATTCTCAAGATGGGCGGTAACGCGGTCGATGCCGCCGTCGCCGTCGGGTATGCACAGGCCGTGGTCAACCCCTGCTGCGGGAATATCGGCGGTGGCGGTTTTATGACCCTGCATCTGGCGGATGGTACCGATACCTTTATCAACTTCCGTGAAACCGCTCCGGCCGCCGCCAGTGCCAACATGTATCTGGACGCAGACGGTAAGGTGAAAAAGGACGCCAGCCTGTATGGCTATCTGGCAGCTGGCGTGCCAGGTACGGTGCTGGGGATGGAAACCGCACGCAAAAAGTACGGTAAACTGAGCCGCGAACAGGTGATGGCACCGGCCATCAGGCTGGCGCGTGAAGGTTTTATCCTGACCCGTGCCGATACCGATATTCTCGACACCACCGTCGCACGTTTCAAACAGGATCCTGAATCTGCACGCATCTTCCTGCGTAAAGACGGCTCGCCTCTGCAACCGGGCGATCGCCTGATACAAACCGATCTGGCTAATACGCTGGAAGCCATTGCCAAAGAAGGCCCCTCAGCGTTCTATCAAGGTAAAATTCCCCAGGCGGTTGAAGCCGCAGCTAAGCGAGGGGGCGGCATCCTGACCGCTGCCGACTTTGCGCACTACAAGGTGACCGAAACAGCACCGATTACCTGTAGCTACCGCGGTTATAAATTCGTCTCTGCACCACCGCCCAGCTCTGGTGGCGTCACACTGTGCGAAATTCTTAATATCGTCGAAGGCTACGATTTGAAGAGCATGGGCTTTAACTCGGCAGCAGCAATTCACACCCTGAGCGAAGCCATGCGCCATGCCTACATGGATCGCAATACCTATTTGGGCGACCCGGAATTTATCAAGAACCCGATCGACCGCCTGGTGAGCAAAAGCTACGCCGATGACATCCGCAAACAAATCGTCGCCAATAAGGCGACACCTTCAGAAAACGTACAGCCGGGCATGGCCCCCCACGAAAAACCGGAAACTACCCACTACTCCATCGTCGACCATCAAGGCAATGCCGTCTCGACCACCTATACCGTCAATGGTCGCTTCGGTGCCGTAGTGATCGCCCCAGGGACCGGATTCTTTCTCAATGATGAGATGGATGACTTTACGGTCAAAGTCGGTGAGAAGAATCTCTATGGGCTGGTACAAGGGACGGCAAACGCCATCGCCCCCGGTAAGCGCCCACTATCGTCTATGAGCCCGACACTGGTCACTAAAGATAACAAGATCTTTATGGTGCTCGGTTCGCCTGGCGGCTCGCGCATCATTACCATCACGCTGCAAACCGCCCTGAACGTGATTGATCACGGAATGGCACCGCAGGAGGCCGTAGATGCCCCAAGGATCCACCACCAATGGTTGCCAGATGAGGTGTATTACGAGCAGCGAGGCGTTTCCGCCGATACGCTGAACATCCTCAAGGGAATGGGGTACAAGATGATTGAGCAAACGCCCTGGGGAGCCGCCGAGCTGATTCTGGTGGGGTTACCGGGAGCGGCTGGCGTCAGCCCGGCCAATTCAGGGAATGATTCGGCCGTTTCTGGCCGAGTGCGCGAAGGTTACCTGTATGGCGCCAACGATGTACGTCGCCCTGCCGGATCGGCGGTAGGATATTAA
- the malZ gene encoding maltodextrin glucosidase, with the protein MLNAWHQPVPPFMENKGQRLDITLWLQGDDLPERVFLRAEPDNEEWLLIMKARQVAGKWRYQASLTLHEGEPVRRYCFKLLWADRQQWFGPEGWSLTPPGQLAQFALDVPDSAPSWVADQVFYQIFPDRFACSGREHGIKNGSYHHHACGCDVVRRDWQHPLEDEYAASTFYGGDLDGISEKLPYLQKLGVTALYLNPIFTSPSVHKYDTEDYYQVDPYFGGNAALQRLRVSTHKVGVKLVLDGVFNHTGDSHPWFDRHQQVENGACHNPDSPYRGWFNFYPDGNALSWKGNTNLPKLNFAEPQVVDAIYRAESSVVRHWLRPPYSIDGWRLDVVHMLGENGGAQGNLYHLAGIYQAIKQENPQAYVLGEHFGDARRWLHAGVEDAAMNYMGFALPVRAFLAGVDVAYHPVQMDAAACAQWMDGYRAGLPHNRQLIQFNQLDSHDTARFLTLLGNNPQRMQMAAVWLIGWIGVPCLYYGDEIGLDGGNDPFCRKTFPWDESQWDHPLLALFTRLIALRKQSKALRRGGCQVLYAQGETLVFVRTYQREQVLIALQRSGSGEITLPYNPLLRDGKWQQTVGEGKLNAAEGGLRLRLSAESANLWRLPR; encoded by the coding sequence ATGCTGAATGCCTGGCATCAACCCGTTCCGCCATTCATGGAGAATAAGGGACAACGGCTGGATATCACGCTGTGGTTACAGGGAGATGATTTACCCGAACGGGTATTTCTGCGCGCCGAACCGGACAATGAAGAGTGGTTACTGATCATGAAGGCCCGGCAGGTCGCAGGAAAATGGCGTTATCAGGCCAGCCTGACGCTGCATGAAGGGGAACCGGTGCGGCGCTATTGTTTCAAACTGTTGTGGGCCGATCGTCAGCAATGGTTTGGCCCGGAGGGCTGGTCGCTGACGCCGCCGGGGCAACTGGCCCAGTTTGCGCTGGATGTGCCGGATAGCGCACCCTCCTGGGTGGCCGATCAGGTGTTTTATCAGATTTTCCCCGATCGCTTTGCCTGCAGCGGTAGGGAACATGGCATCAAAAATGGCAGCTATCATCATCACGCTTGTGGGTGTGACGTGGTGCGCCGTGATTGGCAGCATCCTCTGGAGGATGAATATGCCGCTTCTACCTTCTATGGTGGCGATCTGGATGGTATCAGCGAGAAACTGCCGTATCTGCAGAAGCTAGGCGTTACCGCGTTGTATTTAAATCCTATTTTCACCTCACCGAGCGTTCATAAGTACGATACGGAAGATTACTATCAGGTCGATCCTTACTTCGGCGGTAACGCGGCATTGCAGCGTTTGCGAGTAAGCACTCACAAGGTGGGTGTCAAACTGGTGCTGGATGGTGTGTTTAACCACACCGGCGATTCACATCCGTGGTTCGATCGCCATCAGCAGGTGGAGAATGGTGCCTGCCACAACCCGGACTCTCCGTATCGCGGCTGGTTCAATTTCTATCCGGATGGTAATGCGTTGAGCTGGAAGGGAAACACCAATCTGCCAAAGCTCAACTTTGCCGAACCGCAGGTGGTGGATGCCATTTACCGTGCAGAAAGCAGCGTGGTACGCCACTGGTTACGCCCGCCATACAGTATCGATGGTTGGCGTTTGGACGTGGTGCATATGCTTGGGGAGAATGGCGGGGCGCAGGGAAATCTATACCACTTGGCCGGGATTTATCAGGCCATCAAGCAGGAAAACCCGCAGGCTTATGTGCTAGGCGAACATTTTGGTGACGCACGCCGCTGGCTGCATGCCGGTGTTGAAGACGCCGCCATGAACTATATGGGCTTTGCCCTGCCGGTAAGGGCGTTTCTGGCCGGTGTCGACGTCGCCTATCATCCGGTGCAAATGGACGCGGCCGCGTGTGCGCAATGGATGGATGGCTACCGTGCCGGGCTGCCACATAACCGTCAGTTGATCCAGTTTAACCAGCTCGATAGCCATGACACCGCCCGCTTCCTGACGCTGCTGGGAAATAACCCGCAGCGCATGCAGATGGCGGCGGTGTGGTTGATTGGCTGGATTGGTGTGCCTTGCCTGTATTACGGTGATGAAATTGGCTTGGATGGGGGCAACGACCCGTTCTGTCGCAAGACTTTCCCTTGGGATGAGAGCCAGTGGGATCACCCATTGCTGGCCTTGTTCACTCGGCTGATAGCGTTACGCAAACAGAGCAAGGCGCTGCGACGCGGGGGCTGCCAGGTACTGTATGCACAAGGGGAAACGCTGGTGTTTGTTCGTACCTATCAGCGAGAGCAGGTGCTGATTGCTTTGCAGCGTAGCGGCAGCGGTGAGATTACATTGCCGTATAACCCCTTGTTACGGGATGGAAAATGGCAGCAGACCGTGGGTGAAGGGAAGCTCAATGCGGCGGAAGGTGGGCTGCGGCTACGGTTATCGGCCGAGTCGGCCAACCTGTGGCGCTTGCCACGCTGA
- a CDS encoding mechanosensitive ion channel family protein: MQQQIREWLERFGIEFTDIMSLVMVLGLIVLISVVIHLILHRVVLTAIQRRGQRSQHLWQQAITQHKLFQRAALLLQGVIINVQAVLWLHNSSQTQAVIVTAAQVWILLFALLTLFSLLDTLLTLLRQSPLANQLPLRGIFQGVKLVAAIFIGIMIISLLMGRSPLLLLSGLGAMTAVLMLVFKDPILGLVAGIQLSANDMLKIGDWLEMPKYGADGAVTDIGLTTVKVKNWDNTVTTIPTYALISDSFKNWRSMSESGGRRIKRSINIDTTSVHFLTAEEQQRLNRNPLLQRYLNEKTQELGQHNQQSAVDLSSPLNGRRLTNVGTLRAYLVAYLRSHPGIHQNMTLMVRQLAPTPEGLPLEIYAFTNTTVWAEYEGIQSDIFDHLFAVIGEFDLRAHQTPSSYDMRSMLTALPPVPKNT, encoded by the coding sequence ATGCAGCAACAGATAAGAGAGTGGTTGGAACGCTTTGGGATAGAGTTCACCGACATCATGTCCTTGGTGATGGTGCTTGGGCTGATCGTACTGATTTCCGTGGTTATCCATCTGATATTGCACCGCGTGGTGCTGACTGCGATTCAACGCCGTGGCCAACGCTCACAGCACCTGTGGCAACAGGCTATCACCCAACACAAGCTGTTCCAGCGCGCCGCATTGTTGTTGCAAGGGGTCATTATTAATGTCCAGGCGGTGCTGTGGCTGCATAACAGCAGCCAGACGCAGGCGGTTATCGTCACTGCTGCACAGGTGTGGATTTTATTATTCGCACTGCTGACCCTGTTCTCACTGCTGGATACGCTTCTCACCCTGCTACGCCAGAGCCCTCTAGCCAACCAATTGCCTCTGCGTGGCATATTCCAGGGGGTGAAACTGGTGGCTGCCATCTTTATCGGCATCATGATCATTTCACTGCTGATGGGCCGATCGCCGCTGCTGTTGCTCAGTGGCTTGGGTGCCATGACGGCGGTATTGATGTTGGTATTTAAAGATCCCATCCTCGGCCTGGTAGCTGGGATCCAGCTTTCCGCCAATGATATGCTGAAAATCGGCGATTGGCTGGAGATGCCCAAATACGGTGCCGACGGCGCGGTAACCGATATCGGCCTGACCACGGTCAAAGTGAAAAACTGGGACAACACCGTCACGACCATCCCCACCTATGCCCTGATTTCTGACTCCTTCAAGAACTGGCGCTCCATGTCAGAATCCGGTGGTCGTCGCATCAAACGCAGCATCAATATTGATACCACCAGCGTCCATTTCCTCACCGCGGAGGAGCAACAGCGCCTCAACCGCAACCCACTGTTGCAACGTTATTTGAATGAAAAGACCCAGGAGCTGGGCCAGCATAACCAGCAAAGCGCCGTGGATCTCAGTTCCCCACTTAATGGCCGCCGCCTGACCAATGTCGGTACTCTACGCGCCTACCTGGTTGCCTATTTACGTTCCCACCCTGGGATCCACCAGAATATGACGCTGATGGTACGCCAGTTGGCGCCGACGCCGGAAGGATTACCGCTGGAGATTTATGCCTTTACCAACACCACGGTATGGGCAGAATACGAAGGAATTCAGTCAGATATTTTCGATCATCTGTTTGCGGTGATTGGCGAGTTTGATCTGCGAGCACATCAGACACCAAGCAGCTACGATATGCGCAGCATGCTGACAGCCCTGCCGCCAGTGCCCAAGAATACCTGA
- the proY gene encoding proline-specific permease ProY, protein MQQQSPTTAPANKLKRGLSTRHIRFMALGSAIGTGLFYGSAEAIRMAGPSVLLAYLIGGIVAFIIMRALGEMSVNNPQASSFSRYAQDYLGPMAGYITGWTYCFEILIVAIADVTAFGIYMGVWFPEVPHWIWVLSVVLIIGAINLMSVKVFGELEFWFSFFKVATIIIMIVAGIGIIVWGIGNGGQPTGIHNLWVNGGFFSNGFIGMILSLQLVMFAYGGIEIIGITAGEAKDPKVSIPKAINSVPWRILVFYVGTLFVIMSIYPWNQVGVNGSPFVLTFQHMGITIAAGILNFVVITASLSAINSDVFGVGRMMHGLAEQGHAPKVFSKISKRGIPWVTVVVMMAAMLIAVYLNYIMPESVFLVIASLATFATVWVWIMILFSQIAFRRSLSKDQVSKLAFPLRGGIFTSVIAIIFLVFIIGLIGYFPTTRVSLYAGLVWVAILLIGYYIKVNRQKKQASLAQQQD, encoded by the coding sequence ATGCAACAACAGTCACCCACCACAGCACCCGCCAATAAGCTGAAACGTGGTCTCAGTACGCGCCACATTCGCTTTATGGCCCTCGGTTCAGCCATTGGTACCGGTCTGTTTTATGGCTCTGCAGAGGCCATCAGAATGGCTGGCCCCAGCGTCCTGCTGGCGTATCTTATCGGCGGTATCGTTGCCTTTATCATCATGCGCGCACTGGGCGAAATGTCGGTCAATAACCCACAGGCCAGCTCTTTTTCTCGATATGCCCAGGATTATCTCGGTCCGATGGCGGGTTACATTACCGGTTGGACTTACTGCTTTGAAATCCTGATCGTCGCCATTGCCGATGTAACGGCCTTCGGCATTTATATGGGCGTCTGGTTCCCGGAAGTGCCGCACTGGATCTGGGTCTTGAGCGTGGTGCTGATTATCGGTGCCATCAATCTGATGAGCGTGAAGGTGTTCGGTGAGCTGGAGTTCTGGTTCTCTTTCTTCAAAGTCGCGACCATTATCATCATGATTGTCGCCGGTATTGGCATCATCGTTTGGGGTATCGGCAATGGTGGGCAACCGACCGGGATACACAACCTGTGGGTTAACGGTGGTTTCTTCAGTAACGGCTTTATCGGCATGATCCTGTCGCTGCAACTGGTGATGTTTGCTTACGGCGGCATTGAGATCATCGGCATCACCGCCGGGGAAGCCAAAGACCCGAAAGTATCGATCCCCAAGGCTATCAACTCGGTACCTTGGCGTATTCTGGTGTTCTACGTGGGGACGCTGTTTGTCATCATGTCCATCTACCCATGGAATCAGGTGGGCGTCAACGGTAGCCCGTTTGTTTTGACCTTCCAGCATATGGGGATCACCATTGCCGCCGGTATTCTTAACTTTGTGGTGATCACCGCATCGCTGTCGGCGATTAACAGTGATGTATTCGGCGTAGGCCGTATGATGCACGGTTTGGCAGAACAGGGACATGCACCGAAGGTCTTCAGTAAAATCTCCAAGCGCGGCATTCCGTGGGTCACGGTAGTGGTGATGATGGCGGCAATGCTGATCGCTGTGTATCTCAACTACATCATGCCGGAAAGCGTATTCCTGGTGATTGCTTCACTGGCGACCTTTGCTACCGTGTGGGTGTGGATCATGATCCTGTTTTCGCAGATTGCGTTCCGCCGCAGCCTGAGCAAAGACCAGGTCAGCAAGCTGGCATTTCCGCTGCGTGGCGGCATCTTCACCTCAGTGATTGCCATCATCTTCCTGGTGTTTATCATCGGTCTGATCGGCTACTTCCCAACGACGCGCGTTTCCCTGTATGCCGGGTTGGTGTGGGTAGCGATTCTGCTGATAGGCTATTACATCAAGGTTAACCGCCAGAAGAAGCAGGCTTCGCTGGCACAACAGCAGGACTGA
- the brnQ gene encoding branched-chain amino acid transport system II carrier protein: MSHRLASKDILALGFMTFALFVGAGNIIFPPMVGLQSGEHVWIAAIGFLITAVGLPVMTVIALARVGGGVDALSSPIGRSAGLLLATVCYLAVGPLFATPRTATVSFEVGIAPLTGDGAMPLFIYSLVYFALVIGISLYPGRLLDTVGHILAPLKIVALAVLGIAALIWPAGAPIPAVEAYQSVPFSSGFVNGYLTMDTLGAMVFGIVIVNAARSRGVKDAGLLTRYTILAGLIAGVGLTLVYLSLFKLGSGSGVLTPDATNGAVILHAYVQNTFGGLGSFFLAALIFIACMVTAVGLTCACAEFFEQYLPFSYKTLVFILGLFSMVVSNLGLSHLIQISIPVLTAIYPPCIVLVVLSFTLRWWSSASRIVAPVMLVSLLFGILDAVKASSLQHLMPAWTNHLPLAAQGLAWLPPSLLMLVLVAIYDRVFARSQVTAHS; encoded by the coding sequence ATGAGTCATCGTTTAGCATCAAAAGATATTCTGGCATTAGGTTTTATGACCTTTGCTTTATTCGTCGGGGCTGGGAATATTATCTTCCCGCCGATGGTTGGCTTGCAGTCCGGCGAGCACGTTTGGATCGCGGCGATTGGTTTCCTGATCACTGCGGTAGGCCTACCGGTGATGACCGTGATCGCCTTGGCTCGCGTGGGTGGCGGTGTTGACGCACTGAGTTCACCAATTGGCCGTAGTGCCGGTTTGCTGCTGGCAACGGTCTGTTATCTGGCCGTTGGCCCGCTGTTTGCCACCCCGCGCACCGCGACCGTTTCTTTTGAGGTGGGGATCGCGCCACTGACCGGCGACGGCGCCATGCCGCTGTTTATCTACAGCCTGGTCTACTTCGCGCTGGTGATCGGTATTTCTCTGTATCCAGGCCGTTTGCTCGACACCGTGGGCCATATCCTGGCACCGTTAAAGATTGTCGCGCTGGCCGTACTGGGCATTGCTGCATTGATTTGGCCTGCCGGGGCACCGATCCCAGCAGTAGAGGCTTATCAGAGCGTGCCATTCTCTTCCGGCTTTGTTAACGGCTATCTGACGATGGATACGCTGGGCGCCATGGTCTTTGGGATCGTGATCGTCAACGCAGCGCGTTCCCGTGGCGTTAAAGATGCAGGCTTGTTGACCCGTTACACCATTCTGGCCGGTCTGATTGCCGGGGTGGGGCTGACGCTGGTGTATCTGAGCCTGTTCAAGCTGGGTTCCGGCAGCGGTGTCCTGACACCTGATGCCACGAATGGCGCGGTGATCCTGCATGCGTACGTACAAAATACCTTCGGTGGTCTGGGCAGTTTCTTCCTGGCAGCACTGATTTTTATCGCCTGTATGGTTACTGCGGTTGGCCTGACCTGCGCCTGTGCAGAATTCTTTGAACAATATCTGCCGTTCTCCTACAAAACGCTGGTGTTCATCCTCGGTCTGTTCTCAATGGTAGTGTCGAACCTTGGCCTGAGCCATCTGATCCAGATTTCAATCCCGGTGCTGACGGCGATCTATCCGCCTTGTATTGTGCTGGTGGTGTTGAGTTTCACCCTGCGTTGGTGGAGCAGTGCGTCACGTATTGTCGCGCCGGTGATGTTAGTCAGCCTGTTGTTTGGTATCCTTGATGCCGTGAAAGCGTCCAGCTTACAGCATTTGATGCCAGCATGGACCAATCACCTGCCGCTGGCAGCGCAGGGCCTGGCATGGTTGCCACCTTCGTTGCTGATGCTGGTACTGGTCGCAATTTATGATCGGGTTTTTGCTCGCAGCCAAGTGACTGCGCACTCTTAA
- a CDS encoding PstS family phosphate ABC transporter substrate-binding protein, translated as MFRFSQALLLCLTLLVCRSVQAGPDGMLSGNLSSVGSDTLANLMALWAQDFSQHYPNVNLQLQAAGSSTAPTALAAGAAQLGPMSRPMKAAEVSAFEHRYGYAPLAVPVAVDALVVLVHQDNPLRGLNLQQLDQIFSATRRCGEDTPILRWGELGLQGSWQQRTLQRFGRNSASGTYGYFKLRALCGGDFMARVNELPGSASVVQAVAGSLNGIGYASIGFRASGVRLLPLADAGDRYVVPNETNVRNGSYPLARYLYIYINKAPNQPLEPLTAAFLDRVLSAQGQSLVNHDGYLPLSPDTLRKTRTLLGLD; from the coding sequence ATGTTCCGATTTTCCCAAGCCTTATTGCTTTGTCTGACGCTATTGGTCTGCCGTAGTGTTCAGGCTGGGCCTGACGGGATGCTTTCCGGCAACCTCTCAAGCGTGGGCTCAGACACGCTGGCCAATCTGATGGCGCTGTGGGCGCAGGATTTCAGTCAGCACTATCCTAACGTAAACCTCCAACTGCAGGCCGCGGGTTCCTCGACGGCGCCAACGGCGTTGGCCGCGGGGGCGGCACAGCTTGGGCCAATGAGTCGGCCGATGAAAGCGGCGGAAGTGTCGGCTTTTGAACACCGCTATGGCTATGCGCCATTGGCAGTACCGGTGGCGGTGGATGCGCTGGTGGTCTTGGTGCATCAGGATAATCCGCTGCGGGGGCTGAATCTGCAGCAGCTTGATCAAATTTTTTCCGCTACCCGCCGTTGTGGGGAAGATACGCCGATCCTCCGCTGGGGAGAACTGGGGCTACAAGGCAGTTGGCAGCAGCGCACCTTGCAGCGCTTTGGCCGTAACTCCGCTTCCGGGACCTATGGTTACTTCAAATTACGTGCGCTGTGCGGTGGCGATTTCATGGCGCGGGTTAACGAGTTGCCGGGTTCTGCCTCCGTGGTGCAGGCCGTCGCCGGATCGTTAAACGGGATTGGTTATGCCAGCATTGGTTTTCGTGCCAGCGGTGTCCGGTTGTTGCCATTGGCAGACGCTGGTGATCGCTACGTTGTACCTAACGAAACCAACGTGCGCAATGGCAGTTACCCGCTGGCGCGTTATCTGTATATCTACATAAATAAAGCCCCCAACCAGCCGTTGGAGCCCCTGACGGCGGCCTTCCTGGATCGCGTGCTTTCCGCACAGGGGCAAAGCCTGGTGAATCATGATGGCTACCTGCCCTTGTCGCCAGATACGCTGCGCAAAACCCGTACGCTGTTGGGGCTGGATTAA